A single region of the Streptomyces sp. NBC_01262 genome encodes:
- a CDS encoding FtsX-like permease family protein yields MIALPIVGVSAADITTRSSELTAAQQVTRDIGAADARLEGTGNGNTPIYQGLSDHEYAPADDDAPYTSATTDIGQAFPAGARTLTDTTGTAKSRTRHGLLDADMRELKAADPMAAGIMTLKSGHFPANAGELAATTAFLDQSGLKVGSQVEFRDFAQKYTISGAYELPDDLSSVQLNALPGAFLKPYAQALTAKGLSVGEADIEYLVGVAGGHGFTWNMVKQANAKGVYVTSRAVALDPPAESEVPLYTKQASYRPSGSGIAEHTAEITALATVVGLAMLEICLLAGPAFAVGARRSRRQLGLVGANGGDRRHIRAIVLAGGGVIGAVAAVVGTALGLGLTLALRPLLEDYAGKRFGGIELRPLELTAIALLALVTGLLAAVVPAVVASRESVLASLTGRRGVRRANRVLPVFGAAAVCLGAGIVIFGAAESDNTIAVGGGSAIAELGVVALTPTLVGLFGRLGRWLPLSPRLALRDAVRNRGRTAPAVAAVLAAVAGTVAIATYMASADQQSRDNYVATLPNGAVSLTVDTAGSRELGGVKAAVKKNFATSGVADVSRIVVGQKTCDVWSGDKGCGTSQLITPKANECALNLEDSDKLTAAQRRKRAEDWRCAQDRGQTAIGTESGILVGGAGILTGLGIHDPAAEKALADGKAVVFDKRQVGEDGRITLALIQDYAASDENTVATSPHRSFASYQPTAGTKAYGVTAVLPPAAAKAAGLRTVPYGLLVSTARTPGSGERQALDGALDKLGVQADIHVEEGYVSQNSVTMLALAIFAGLITVGAAGIATGLAQADAEPDLRTLAAVGAAPRVRRTLSGFQCGVVAAMGVLLGSAAGVLPAVGLRKAEARQEWKYYRQSLTEGWAGMDLPHVPIVVPWGTLAALIVVVPLGAALLAALVTRSRPGLARRAAE; encoded by the coding sequence ATGATCGCGCTGCCGATCGTGGGGGTGAGCGCCGCCGACATCACCACGCGCAGTTCGGAGCTGACGGCGGCCCAGCAGGTGACCCGGGACATCGGTGCCGCCGACGCCCGGCTGGAGGGCACGGGGAACGGCAATACGCCGATCTACCAGGGGCTGAGCGACCACGAATACGCGCCGGCCGACGACGACGCCCCCTATACGTCCGCGACCACGGACATCGGCCAGGCCTTCCCTGCCGGGGCGCGCACCCTCACCGACACGACCGGCACGGCCAAGTCCCGTACGCGGCACGGGCTGCTGGACGCCGACATGCGCGAGCTCAAGGCCGCCGACCCGATGGCGGCCGGGATCATGACGCTGAAGAGCGGGCACTTCCCGGCGAACGCGGGGGAACTGGCGGCGACGACCGCGTTCCTGGACCAGAGCGGGCTGAAGGTCGGCTCGCAGGTCGAATTCCGCGACTTCGCGCAGAAGTACACGATCAGCGGGGCCTACGAACTGCCCGACGACCTGAGCAGTGTGCAGCTCAACGCGCTGCCGGGGGCCTTTCTGAAGCCGTACGCCCAGGCGCTGACCGCCAAGGGCCTCTCGGTGGGCGAGGCCGACATCGAGTACCTGGTCGGTGTCGCGGGCGGTCATGGTTTCACGTGGAACATGGTGAAGCAGGCCAACGCCAAGGGCGTCTACGTCACCTCGCGTGCCGTCGCCCTCGACCCGCCCGCCGAGAGCGAGGTGCCGCTCTACACGAAGCAGGCCTCCTACCGGCCGAGCGGGTCCGGGATCGCGGAGCACACCGCCGAGATCACCGCGCTGGCGACCGTCGTCGGTCTGGCCATGCTGGAGATCTGCCTGCTGGCCGGCCCCGCCTTCGCCGTGGGCGCCCGGCGTTCGCGCCGGCAGCTCGGCCTGGTCGGCGCCAACGGCGGCGACCGGCGGCACATCCGGGCGATCGTGCTGGCCGGCGGCGGGGTCATCGGGGCGGTGGCGGCGGTCGTCGGCACCGCGCTGGGGCTCGGGCTGACCCTGGCGCTGCGCCCGCTGCTGGAGGACTACGCGGGCAAGCGCTTCGGCGGCATCGAGCTGCGGCCGCTGGAACTGACCGCCATCGCGCTGTTGGCCCTGGTCACCGGGCTGCTGGCGGCGGTCGTGCCGGCCGTGGTCGCCTCCCGGGAGAGCGTGCTGGCCTCGCTCACCGGCCGTCGCGGGGTGCGCCGGGCCAACCGGGTGCTGCCGGTGTTCGGGGCGGCCGCGGTCTGCCTGGGCGCGGGCATCGTGATCTTCGGCGCGGCCGAAAGCGACAACACCATCGCGGTGGGCGGCGGTTCGGCCATCGCCGAACTGGGCGTCGTGGCCCTGACCCCCACCCTCGTCGGTCTCTTCGGACGGCTCGGCCGCTGGCTGCCGCTGTCCCCCCGGCTCGCGCTGCGGGACGCCGTACGCAACCGGGGCCGCACCGCTCCGGCGGTCGCCGCGGTGCTGGCCGCCGTCGCGGGCACGGTCGCGATCGCCACGTACATGGCCAGCGCCGACCAGCAGAGCAGGGACAACTATGTCGCGACCCTGCCGAACGGCGCGGTCAGCCTGACCGTCGACACCGCGGGCAGCCGGGAACTGGGCGGGGTGAAGGCGGCGGTGAAGAAGAACTTCGCCACGTCGGGGGTCGCCGATGTCAGCCGGATCGTGGTGGGCCAGAAGACCTGCGACGTGTGGTCCGGCGACAAGGGCTGCGGCACCTCCCAGCTGATCACGCCCAAGGCCAACGAGTGCGCGCTGAACCTTGAGGACAGCGACAAGCTGACCGCTGCCCAGCGGCGCAAGCGGGCCGAGGACTGGCGCTGCGCCCAGGACCGGGGGCAGACCGCCATCGGCACCGAGAGCGGCATCCTGGTCGGCGGCGCCGGCATCCTCACCGGGCTCGGCATCCACGACCCGGCCGCCGAGAAGGCGCTCGCCGACGGCAAGGCCGTCGTCTTCGACAAGCGTCAGGTCGGCGAGGACGGCCGGATCACGCTCGCGCTGATCCAGGACTACGCCGCCAGCGACGAGAACACCGTCGCCACATCCCCGCACCGGAGCTTCGCCTCGTATCAGCCCACTGCCGGGACCAAGGCCTACGGCGTGACCGCTGTCCTCCCGCCGGCCGCCGCGAAGGCCGCCGGGCTGCGGACCGTCCCGTACGGGCTGCTGGTCAGCACGGCCAGGACGCCCGGCAGCGGGGAGCGGCAGGCGCTCGACGGGGCGCTGGACAAGCTGGGCGTGCAGGCCGACATCCATGTCGAGGAGGGCTACGTCAGCCAGAACAGCGTCACCATGCTGGCTCTCGCCATCTTCGCCGGGCTGATCACGGTCGGCGCCGCCGGTATCGCCACGGGCCTCGCCCAGGCGGACGCCGAGCCGGATCTGCGGACGCTGGCGGCGGTGGGCGCGGCTCCGCGCGTACGGCGCACCCTCTCGGGCTTCCAGTGCGGTGTGGTGGCCGCGATGGGTGTGCTGCTGGGCTCCGCGGCCGGTGTCCTGCCGGCGGTGGGGCTGCGCAAGGCCGAGGCGCGGCAGGAGTGGAAGTACTACCGCCAGTCCCTTACGGAGGGGTGGGCCGGTATGGACCTGCCGCATGTGCCGATCGTGGTGCCGTGGGGGACGCTGGCGGCGCTGATCGTGGTGGTGCCGCTGGGGGCGGCGCTGCTTGCCGCGCTGGTGACGCGGTCCCGGCCGGGGCTCGCGCGGCGGGCGGCGGAGTAG
- a CDS encoding ABC transporter ATP-binding protein — translation MQEAQPVLRLQELTRVHGSGATEVHALRGIDLDVFPGELVAVMGPSGSGKSTLLTIAGGLDTPTSGRVLVEGTDIATAGRKQVAALRRRSIGYVFQDYNLIPALTAAENVALPRELDGMSARKARREAVAALEEIGLGELADRFPDEMSGGQQQRVAIARALVGDRRLVLADEPTGALDSETGESVLALLRSRCDAGAAGVLVTHEPRFAAWADRVVFLRDGSVTDTTLRSSAETLLPGGVAAK, via the coding sequence ATGCAAGAGGCTCAACCTGTCCTGCGGTTGCAGGAGCTGACCAGGGTGCACGGCAGCGGGGCGACCGAGGTGCACGCGCTGCGGGGGATCGATCTGGATGTGTTCCCCGGCGAGCTGGTGGCGGTCATGGGGCCGTCCGGCTCGGGGAAGTCGACGCTGCTGACGATCGCGGGGGGTCTGGACACGCCGACGTCGGGGCGGGTGCTGGTGGAGGGGACCGACATCGCCACGGCGGGGAGAAAGCAGGTGGCGGCGCTGCGGCGGCGGTCGATCGGCTATGTCTTCCAGGACTACAACCTGATACCCGCCCTGACGGCCGCCGAGAACGTGGCGCTGCCCAGAGAGCTGGACGGCATGTCCGCGCGCAAGGCGCGCCGGGAGGCCGTCGCGGCGCTGGAGGAGATCGGGCTGGGGGAGCTCGCGGACCGCTTCCCGGACGAGATGTCCGGCGGGCAGCAGCAGCGGGTGGCCATCGCGCGGGCGTTGGTCGGGGACCGGCGGCTGGTGCTGGCGGACGAGCCGACGGGGGCGCTGGACTCCGAGACCGGCGAGTCGGTGCTGGCGCTGCTGCGGTCGCGGTGCGACGCGGGGGCGGCCGGGGTGCTGGTGACGCATGAGCCGCGGTTCGCGGCGTGGGCGGACCGGGTGGTGTTCCTGCGGGACGGCTCCGTGACGGACACGACGCTGCGCTCGTCGGCGGAAACGCTTCTGCCGGGCGGGGTGGCCGCGAAGTGA
- a CDS encoding PadR family transcriptional regulator, with amino-acid sequence MSIRHGLLALLDRGPRYGYQLRTEFESRTGATWPLNVGQVYTTLARLERDGLVVPAGEDDGGHAVYAITDEGRTELREWFARPVDRTSPPRDELAIKLAMAVGSPGVDIRAVIQGQRIHTIRAMQDYTRLKAQAVETGPTTRDEVAWLLVLEQLIFSAEAEARWLDHCEARLVRLADSLNEGEDEGGGKGERSASVTSKRPARR; translated from the coding sequence ATGTCGATCCGCCACGGGCTACTGGCCCTCCTCGACCGAGGTCCCCGCTACGGCTACCAGCTGCGTACGGAGTTCGAGTCACGCACCGGTGCGACCTGGCCGCTGAACGTCGGCCAGGTCTACACGACGCTGGCCCGGCTGGAGCGGGACGGGCTGGTCGTGCCGGCCGGTGAGGATGACGGCGGGCACGCGGTGTACGCGATCACGGATGAAGGACGCACGGAACTGCGGGAATGGTTCGCGCGGCCGGTGGACCGTACAAGCCCGCCGAGGGACGAGCTGGCGATCAAGCTGGCGATGGCGGTGGGGTCGCCGGGAGTGGACATCCGGGCGGTGATCCAGGGGCAGCGGATACACACGATCCGGGCGATGCAGGACTACACGCGGCTGAAGGCGCAGGCCGTCGAAACGGGCCCGACCACCCGTGACGAGGTCGCGTGGCTGCTGGTTCTGGAGCAGTTGATCTTCTCCGCCGAGGCGGAGGCCCGCTGGCTGGACCACTGCGAGGCGCGGCTCGTGCGGCTCGCCGACTCGCTCAATGAGGGCGAGGACGAGGGCGGGGGCAAGGGCGAGCGGAGCGCGAGCGTCACCAGTAAACGCCCGGCGCGTCGGTAG
- a CDS encoding NAD(P)H-quinone oxidoreductase, giving the protein MHAITIPEPGGPEALVWDEVPDPVPAEGEVLVEVAGTAVNRADVLQRQGFYNPPPGASPYPGLECSGRVAALGPGVTGWAVGDEVCALLAGGGYAERVAVPVGQLLPVPKGVDLVTAAGLPEVSATVWSNVFMLAHLRPGETLLVHGGSSGIGTMAIQLAKAVGARVVVTAGSEAKLERCRELGADLAVNYRKADFVEAVRGAYGGADVVLDIMGAKYLERNVDALAVNGRLVIIGLQGGVKAELNLGKLLAKRAAVAATTLRARPLEEKAAIVAAVREHVWPLVEAGTVRAVVDRVLPLRDAAQAHRVVEASEHVGKVLLAV; this is encoded by the coding sequence ATGCATGCGATCACGATTCCTGAGCCCGGCGGCCCCGAAGCCCTCGTCTGGGACGAGGTCCCGGATCCCGTACCCGCTGAGGGCGAGGTCCTGGTCGAGGTGGCCGGCACGGCGGTCAACCGGGCCGATGTGCTGCAACGGCAGGGGTTCTACAATCCGCCGCCGGGCGCTTCGCCGTACCCGGGGCTGGAGTGCTCGGGGCGGGTGGCCGCGCTCGGGCCGGGGGTGACCGGGTGGGCGGTCGGCGACGAGGTCTGCGCGCTGCTGGCGGGCGGCGGTTACGCGGAGCGAGTGGCGGTGCCGGTCGGGCAGTTGCTGCCGGTGCCCAAGGGGGTGGACCTGGTCACGGCCGCCGGGCTGCCCGAGGTCTCGGCGACAGTGTGGTCCAACGTCTTCATGCTGGCGCATCTGCGGCCGGGTGAGACCTTGCTGGTGCACGGCGGCAGCAGCGGGATCGGCACGATGGCGATCCAGCTCGCGAAGGCGGTCGGCGCGCGGGTGGTGGTGACGGCGGGGAGCGAGGCGAAGCTGGAGCGCTGCCGGGAGCTGGGGGCGGACCTGGCGGTCAACTACCGCAAGGCGGATTTCGTGGAGGCCGTGCGGGGCGCGTACGGGGGCGCCGATGTCGTGCTCGACATCATGGGCGCGAAGTACCTGGAGCGGAACGTGGACGCGCTGGCCGTCAACGGCCGACTGGTGATCATCGGACTGCAGGGCGGGGTCAAGGCCGAGCTCAACCTGGGGAAGCTGCTGGCGAAGCGGGCGGCTGTGGCGGCCACGACGCTGCGCGCGCGGCCGCTGGAGGAGAAGGCGGCGATCGTGGCGGCCGTGCGCGAGCATGTGTGGCCGCTGGTCGAGGCGGGGACGGTACGGGCGGTTGTGGACCGGGTCCTTCCGCTGAGGGACGCGGCGCAGGCGCACCGGGTCGTCGAGGCCAGCGAGCACGTCGGGAAGGTGCTGCTAGCCGTGTGA